The following are from one region of the Halodesulfurarchaeum sp. HSR-GB genome:
- a CDS encoding ribose 1,5-bisphosphate isomerase, which yields MGPMPIEEVEETAEAIETMEIRGAATIAGAAAAALGSQAAASEATDPEAFEAELRAAARTLYQTRPTAVSLPNALRFVLQDLEGSTVEELRDTVLTRTQKFRADLEHAQERLGRIGANRLRDGDVIMTHCHSTDALATVEHAVEAGKDIEAIVKETRPRNQGHITAQRLRELGVPVTLIVDSAAHRYLNDVDHVLVGADSIAADGSVINKIGTSGLAVSARDRGTPIVVAAQTIKLHPGTLTGHTVEIEMREESEVISQADREKIGEITVKNPAFDVTPPRHVDAIITERGQYPPESIVSLMRELYGDVDEEPWAEPN from the coding sequence ATGGGACCTATGCCCATCGAGGAGGTCGAGGAGACCGCCGAGGCCATCGAGACCATGGAGATCCGTGGGGCGGCCACCATCGCCGGGGCGGCCGCGGCGGCCCTGGGGAGTCAGGCCGCGGCGAGCGAGGCCACCGACCCCGAGGCCTTCGAGGCCGAACTCCGGGCGGCCGCCCGGACCCTCTATCAGACACGCCCGACGGCGGTGAGCCTCCCGAACGCGCTGCGATTCGTCCTCCAGGACCTCGAGGGATCGACCGTCGAGGAGCTTCGGGACACCGTCCTGACCCGGACACAAAAGTTCCGTGCGGACCTCGAACACGCCCAGGAGCGGCTGGGCCGAATCGGCGCGAACCGGCTGCGGGACGGTGACGTCATCATGACCCACTGTCACTCCACCGACGCGCTGGCGACGGTGGAACACGCCGTCGAAGCCGGGAAAGACATCGAAGCCATCGTGAAGGAGACACGCCCGCGAAACCAGGGGCACATCACGGCCCAGCGGCTCCGCGAACTCGGCGTCCCGGTGACGTTGATCGTCGACAGCGCCGCCCATCGCTATCTCAACGACGTCGATCACGTCCTCGTCGGAGCCGACAGCATCGCCGCGGATGGTTCGGTGATCAACAAGATCGGAACGAGCGGGCTGGCAGTCAGCGCCCGCGATCGGGGCACGCCCATCGTGGTCGCAGCCCAGACAATCAAGCTCCATCCCGGCACGCTCACGGGCCATACAGTCGAGATCGAGATGCGCGAGGAGAGCGAGGTCATCTCCCAGGCGGACCGCGAGAAAATCGGGGAGATCACCGTAAAGAACCCGGCCTTCGACGTCACGCCGCCCCGGCACGTCGACGCGATCATCACCGAGCGGGGCCAGTACCCGCCCGAGAGCATCGTCTCGCTCATGCGGGAACTCTACGGTGACGTGGACGAGGAGCCCTGGGCGGAGCCGAACTGA
- the deoC gene encoding deoxyribose-phosphate aldolase codes for MKQDELAGHIDHTVLGPETTMADVRQVIEEAEAWGMNVCIPPCYVAEARDLAEAETTIATVIGFPHGQHDPAIKREEAVRAVEAGADELDVVLNVGRLQAGETDAVRDELAAIVEAVSVPVKVIVEAPLLSEAEKHAAGEAAVAAGVDFLKTATGFGGGGATVEDVELLAEYRPVKASGGIGSYEAAMAMLEAGAERIGASSGVEILSGAPE; via the coding sequence ATGAAGCAGGACGAACTCGCGGGGCACATCGATCATACGGTTCTCGGCCCGGAGACGACCATGGCCGACGTGCGCCAGGTGATCGAGGAAGCCGAAGCGTGGGGCATGAACGTCTGTATTCCGCCGTGTTACGTGGCCGAAGCCCGTGATCTGGCCGAAGCGGAGACGACCATCGCCACCGTGATCGGGTTCCCACACGGCCAGCACGACCCGGCGATCAAACGCGAGGAGGCAGTCCGGGCCGTCGAGGCGGGCGCTGACGAACTCGACGTGGTCCTCAACGTCGGTCGACTGCAAGCGGGCGAAACTGATGCCGTCAGGGATGAACTCGCCGCAATCGTCGAGGCCGTCTCCGTCCCAGTCAAGGTCATCGTCGAGGCGCCGCTGCTCTCCGAGGCGGAGAAACACGCCGCCGGCGAGGCCGCCGTGGCCGCCGGCGTGGACTTCCTGAAGACCGCGACCGGCTTTGGGGGCGGTGGGGCCACAGTCGAAGACGTCGAACTGCTGGCCGAATACCGACCAGTGAAGGCCAGCGGCGGCATCGGGAGCTACGAGGCGGCGATGGCGATGCTCGAGGCCGGGGCCGAGCGCATCGGGGCGAGTTCGGGAGTCGAGATTCTCTCGGGCGCGCCCGAGTAG
- a CDS encoding tRNA (N(6)-L-threonylcarbamoyladenosine(37)-C(2))-methylthiotransferase, translating to MARYYIETYGCTANRGESRHIERRLRDGGHRPVESPEAADVVILNTCTVIETTENNMLRRATELDSGTDLIVTGCMALAQETAFEDAGVDAQVLGWDEVPQAVGNGECPTVTPDTEPILDGVIGILPLARGCMSDCSYCITKAATGRIDSPPVERNLDRARELLDAGAQEIRITGQDTGVYGLDQGERWLPELLRGLCDLDGDFRVRIGMANPWGIYPVREEIATLLAECPKLYNFLHLPVQSGSDSVLDAMRRQHSVAEFREIVNTLDRTLDEWTLATDFVVGFPTETEADHQESVDLLEAVEPETINVTRFSKRPGTDAAEIKGLGGTVKKERSKDLSARKEAIVGAVHEDLLGTRREVMAVEPGTGDSIQAYDDAYHRIVVPGELAGDRSLGERFEVTITDHNTFYAFGEPV from the coding sequence ATGGCCCGGTACTACATCGAGACCTACGGGTGCACGGCCAACCGGGGCGAGAGCCGCCACATCGAGCGGCGGCTCCGTGACGGCGGGCACCGGCCGGTCGAGTCACCCGAGGCCGCCGATGTGGTGATCCTCAACACCTGCACCGTGATCGAGACCACGGAGAACAACATGCTCCGCCGGGCCACCGAACTCGATTCTGGAACGGATCTCATCGTCACCGGCTGTATGGCGCTGGCCCAGGAGACGGCCTTCGAGGATGCCGGCGTGGACGCCCAGGTGCTTGGCTGGGACGAGGTGCCCCAGGCGGTCGGCAACGGGGAGTGTCCGACTGTCACCCCAGATACCGAACCGATTTTAGATGGTGTAATCGGTATTCTGCCCCTCGCACGTGGCTGTATGAGCGACTGCTCGTACTGCATCACCAAGGCCGCGACCGGGCGCATCGACTCGCCGCCGGTCGAGCGAAACCTCGACCGGGCCCGCGAACTGCTCGACGCGGGGGCCCAGGAGATCCGGATCACCGGCCAGGACACGGGCGTCTACGGCCTCGATCAGGGCGAGCGATGGCTCCCGGAGTTGCTCCGTGGACTGTGTGATCTCGACGGGGACTTCCGGGTCCGGATCGGGATGGCAAACCCCTGGGGGATCTACCCGGTCCGGGAGGAGATCGCCACGCTGCTCGCGGAGTGCCCGAAACTCTACAACTTCCTCCACCTGCCGGTCCAGTCGGGCTCGGATTCCGTCCTCGACGCAATGCGTCGCCAGCACTCAGTCGCGGAGTTCCGCGAGATCGTCAACACCCTCGATCGGACCCTCGATGAGTGGACGCTGGCGACGGATTTCGTCGTCGGCTTCCCCACGGAGACCGAGGCCGACCACCAGGAGAGCGTGGATCTCCTGGAGGCTGTCGAACCCGAGACCATCAACGTCACCCGCTTCTCGAAGCGCCCGGGGACCGACGCGGCCGAGATAAAGGGACTCGGCGGCACGGTCAAGAAGGAGCGCTCGAAGGACCTCTCGGCACGCAAGGAGGCGATCGTCGGGGCGGTCCACGAGGACCTGCTGGGCACCCGACGTGAGGTCATGGCCGTCGAACCGGGCACGGGGGACTCGATTCAGGCCTACGACGACGCCTACCACCGGATCGTCGTCCCGGGCGAACTGGCCGGGGACCGCTCACTCGGCGAGCGATTCGAGGTTACGATCACGGATCACAACACCTTCTACGCCTTCGGCGAGCCGGTTTAG